One window from the genome of Thermoanaerobacterium sp. PSU-2 encodes:
- the amrS gene encoding AmmeMemoRadiSam system radical SAM enzyme — translation MKEALYYEKIDNDSVHCLLCPQNCIINDGKYGFCRARKNEGGVLYSENYGKIASIAMDPIEKKPLYHFMPGSYILSVGTYGCNLRCLFCQNWEISQQRLEGEYLSPSKLVEIAKKQQGNVGIAYTYNEPSIWYEYVLDSAKISHKEGLKNVLVTNGYINIDPLRELLKYIDAVNIDVKAFSDEYYKKICRGDLKSVLKVVEEAVLYCHVEITTLVVTRENDDYTEIEELCKWISSINKDIPVHFSKYFPRYKMKNPETPINVLEDIYAIAKKHLNYVYLGNVSGFDNNTYCPNCGHLLIKRKGYVHVVGLNDKECERCGMKFYGVT, via the coding sequence ATGAAAGAAGCACTCTATTATGAGAAGATAGATAACGATAGTGTACACTGCTTATTGTGTCCGCAAAATTGTATAATAAACGATGGGAAATATGGTTTTTGTCGCGCTAGAAAAAATGAAGGTGGAGTGTTATACTCCGAAAATTATGGGAAAATTGCATCTATAGCTATGGACCCAATAGAAAAAAAGCCTTTATATCATTTCATGCCTGGCAGCTACATACTTTCTGTTGGAACATACGGTTGTAACCTAAGATGTCTGTTTTGCCAAAATTGGGAGATATCTCAACAAAGGCTGGAAGGGGAATACCTATCGCCAAGTAAATTGGTAGAAATCGCAAAGAAACAGCAAGGTAATGTAGGAATTGCGTACACTTATAATGAACCATCGATCTGGTATGAATATGTGTTAGATTCCGCAAAAATTTCACATAAAGAAGGCCTTAAAAACGTGCTTGTGACAAACGGGTATATAAATATCGATCCCTTAAGAGAGCTTTTGAAATATATTGATGCAGTTAATATAGACGTAAAGGCTTTTTCTGATGAGTATTATAAAAAAATATGTCGTGGAGATTTGAAAAGCGTCTTGAAAGTTGTTGAAGAAGCTGTATTATACTGCCATGTAGAGATAACAACATTAGTGGTGACACGAGAAAATGACGATTATACTGAAATTGAAGAACTCTGCAAATGGATATCAAGTATAAACAAAGATATCCCTGTACATTTTTCTAAGTATTTTCCTCGATATAAGATGAAAAATCCAGAAACACCAATAAATGTGCTTGAAGATATTTATGCCATTGCAAAAAAGCATCTGAATTATGTGTATTTAGGCAATGTATCTGGATTCGACAACAATACTTATTGTCCTAATTGCGGACATCTCTTGATTAAAAGAAAAGGTTATGTTCATGTTGTTGGACTCAATGATAAAGAATGTGAAAGATGTGGCATGAAGTTTTATGGTGTGACATAA
- the amrA gene encoding AmmeMemoRadiSam system protein A, which translates to MGKLMSAYLMPHPPIIVHEVGRGEEHKIQKTIDSFEKASLNIKNQRPDTIIIISPHAYVFSDAVSIDLRQTIEGDLGQFGAYNVKMEFKTDLSLANDIVKNTENKKIPIAKIDDKMISRFKLSKKLDHGCIVPLYFVKKHFESFNLIRMSYGFLPFEKLYDFGVQIGKSIREGDRNVVFIASGDLSHKLTPDSPNGYTPNGKVFDEKLLNLLRDFKVKEVINMDKELISDAAECGFRSVCVMLGVLDGYKVKSNILSYEGPFGVGYGVAEFIPESYTGMGLLEELYKIKKERIDNIRKSEDAYVKLARESLEYYLKNNSIMDVPDNLPDEMTKNKAGVFVSLHKDGELRGCIGTIYPSKNNIAEEIIRNAVSAGTEDPRFYPVEIDELDDIVYSVDVLTKPEVVKSKDDLDAKKYGVIVRSGYKSGLLLPDLDGVDTVDQQISIALRKAGIATDEKYTIERFEVVRHK; encoded by the coding sequence ATGGGTAAATTAATGTCAGCATATCTAATGCCGCACCCGCCTATAATTGTTCATGAGGTGGGACGAGGGGAAGAACATAAAATTCAAAAGACGATAGATTCCTTTGAAAAAGCATCTCTAAATATAAAAAATCAGAGACCAGATACTATAATTATAATTTCACCACATGCGTATGTCTTCAGCGATGCTGTTTCGATTGATTTGAGACAAACGATAGAAGGTGATTTGGGACAATTTGGCGCTTATAATGTGAAAATGGAGTTTAAGACTGATTTATCATTAGCCAATGACATAGTAAAAAATACAGAAAATAAAAAAATACCTATAGCAAAAATAGATGACAAAATGATAAGCAGATTTAAGCTTTCAAAAAAACTTGACCATGGATGCATCGTTCCATTATATTTTGTGAAAAAGCATTTCGAATCTTTTAATCTCATAAGAATGTCATATGGTTTTTTGCCATTTGAAAAGTTATACGACTTTGGAGTCCAAATAGGGAAGTCCATAAGGGAAGGCGATAGAAATGTTGTATTTATTGCAAGTGGTGATTTGTCTCATAAGTTGACACCTGACAGTCCTAATGGATATACACCAAATGGAAAAGTTTTTGATGAGAAATTGTTGAACTTGCTAAGAGATTTTAAAGTGAAAGAAGTAATCAATATGGATAAAGAACTTATAAGTGATGCTGCGGAATGTGGGTTTAGATCCGTTTGCGTCATGTTGGGTGTATTGGATGGCTACAAGGTAAAGTCTAACATTTTATCTTATGAAGGTCCTTTTGGCGTTGGATACGGTGTTGCCGAATTCATCCCCGAAAGTTACACAGGAATGGGATTATTAGAAGAACTGTATAAAATAAAAAAAGAGAGAATAGATAATATAAGGAAATCAGAAGATGCTTATGTGAAATTAGCAAGAGAAAGCCTTGAGTATTATTTGAAAAACAACAGTATAATGGATGTACCGGATAATCTGCCAGATGAAATGACAAAAAATAAAGCAGGAGTATTTGTATCATTGCATAAAGATGGAGAATTAAGAGGGTGTATAGGCACCATATATCCTTCAAAGAATAATATCGCAGAAGAAATCATAAGAAATGCAGTTAGCGCTGGTACAGAAGATCCGAGGTTCTATCCTGTTGAGATAGATGAACTTGACGACATAGTGTATTCAGTTGATGTTTTGACAAAACCTGAGGTTGTAAAATCAAAAGATGATCTGGATGCAAAAAAGTACGGCGTAATCGTAAGAAGCGGTTATAAAAGTGGGCTCTTATTGCCAGATCTTGATGGGGTTGATACAGTTGATCAGCAGATATCTATCGCACTTAGAAAAGCTGGCATTGCAACGGATGAAAAGTATACTATCGAAAGATTTGAGGTTGTGAGGCATAAATGA
- a CDS encoding MerR family transcriptional regulator: MEKKYYKIEDVSIKTGLTKRAIRYYEDLNLISPKRTDSGYRLYTDEDIEKIQKIISLKDSLGFSLSEIKAALELDKNVKNILSGETADAETIDNYAKLIEKQIELIEEKNKKLLMAKQRFEELLLNLSKLKQKSKEANTI; this comes from the coding sequence ATGGAAAAAAAATATTACAAAATAGAAGATGTTTCAATAAAAACAGGTTTGACAAAAAGGGCCATTAGGTATTATGAAGATTTAAACCTTATTTCGCCTAAAAGGACAGATTCAGGATACAGGTTGTACACCGATGAAGACATAGAAAAAATTCAAAAGATAATATCTCTGAAAGATTCACTTGGCTTCAGCTTATCTGAAATCAAGGCAGCATTAGAACTTGACAAAAACGTCAAAAACATATTATCTGGTGAAACTGCAGATGCAGAAACAATCGATAATTACGCTAAATTAATTGAAAAGCAAATAGAATTGATTGAAGAAAAGAATAAAAAACTATTGATGGCAAAACAAAGATTTGAGGAGCTATTACTAAATTTGTCTAAGTTAAAGCAAAAATCAAAGGAGGCAAACACAATATGA
- a CDS encoding MFS transporter, translating into MKNISYKWIALSCTTLGALFSVLNGSMLLISLPDIMKGLNTNMGIIMWIVMGYMLSLTILVPAIGRIADMFGRKKLYVSGFAIFTIGSLLCGISNSGMQLLIYRIVQSVGGSLMVANSTAIVADAFPKNELGKALGINSMVVSIASVIGPILGGFLTSLGWRYIFYINVPFGIIGTLWALIQLKELDKIPEGQKFDLKGTLLFTVGLLLFLIALSFGGFVGWYNKSIITLFIISIALILAFVYVENTTEQPMLDLRLFKSRILAFAFGSTLLNGIARGAVTFLLIFYLQGIKAMDPLKAGIFLAPFALSMMIVSPISGYLSDKYGARALSSIGLFISAIGLLGFVRISPKTSLTELIVWMLIMGFGSGMFFSPNTSEIMGSVPSDRRGIAAGTRTMMNNAGQVISIALSMAIVSSSITPEAMQALFVGTQVGSKGIAIAQFISGLREAFLISMIFSLIASFISYLRGPKPDWNQSSHKIKTEET; encoded by the coding sequence ATGAAAAATATCAGTTACAAGTGGATAGCATTATCCTGTACCACTCTTGGAGCCCTTTTTTCCGTATTAAATGGCAGTATGCTTTTAATATCACTTCCTGACATTATGAAGGGATTAAACACCAACATGGGTATAATCATGTGGATCGTAATGGGATATATGCTTTCATTGACAATATTAGTACCAGCAATCGGTAGAATAGCCGATATGTTTGGAAGGAAAAAATTATACGTATCAGGTTTTGCCATATTTACTATTGGTTCGTTGCTATGTGGTATTTCAAATAGTGGAATGCAACTGCTTATATACAGAATAGTGCAGTCAGTTGGCGGTTCTTTAATGGTTGCAAATAGCACAGCAATTGTAGCAGATGCTTTCCCAAAAAACGAATTAGGAAAAGCTCTTGGCATAAACAGCATGGTAGTCAGTATAGCGTCAGTAATAGGTCCAATATTAGGAGGCTTTTTGACGAGTTTAGGATGGAGGTATATCTTCTATATAAATGTGCCATTTGGAATTATAGGTACTCTATGGGCATTGATTCAGCTAAAAGAGCTTGACAAAATACCTGAAGGCCAAAAATTTGATTTAAAAGGCACACTTCTTTTCACAGTTGGATTATTGCTGTTTTTAATCGCATTGTCTTTCGGTGGATTTGTAGGGTGGTACAACAAGTCAATCATAACTCTATTCATAATATCAATAGCATTGATTTTGGCATTTGTTTATGTTGAAAATACTACTGAACAGCCTATGCTGGATTTAAGATTGTTTAAATCGAGAATCTTGGCATTTGCTTTTGGAAGCACACTGCTTAACGGTATTGCAAGAGGCGCAGTAACATTTTTGCTCATATTCTATCTTCAAGGAATAAAAGCAATGGACCCATTAAAGGCAGGAATATTCTTAGCACCCTTTGCACTATCTATGATGATCGTATCGCCAATAAGTGGATATTTATCTGATAAATACGGTGCAAGAGCATTAAGTTCTATAGGTCTTTTTATTTCAGCTATCGGCTTATTGGGATTTGTGAGAATATCGCCTAAAACATCACTTACAGAGCTTATCGTTTGGATGCTTATTATGGGATTTGGGTCCGGCATGTTCTTCTCACCTAATACAAGCGAAATAATGGGCTCTGTCCCATCTGACAGAAGGGGTATTGCTGCCGGTACGAGAACAATGATGAACAACGCTGGACAAGTAATAAGCATAGCATTATCAATGGCAATCGTGTCATCAAGCATAACTCCTGAAGCGATGCAAGCTCTTTTCGTCGGCACGCAAGTCGGCTCAAAAGGCATTGCCATAGCACAATTTATATCTGGGCTAAGAGAAGCGTTTTTGATATCAATGATATTTAGCTTAATAGCATCGTTTATATCATACTTAAGAGGTCCAAAACCAGACTGGAACCAAAGCTCTCACAAGATAAAAACAGAAGAAACATAA
- a CDS encoding phosphoribosylformylglycinamidine synthase, with protein MSDVKRIYVEKKPQYNIEAKKLFDDLKNNLNISGLERVRVINRYDVLGLSEDIFFKAVNTIFSEPNLDDVYIEDLPYEKDDRVFAIEFLPGQYDQRADSAEQCIQILTNGFKPKVFCGKVIVLSGKLTDEEFDKIKCYCINPVDSREASLEKRETVDLEVDCPDDVEVLDGFIESDDVSIEKLYEKLNLAMSLGDFKFCHSYFKDVEKRNPTITEIRVIDTYWSDHCRHTTFLTNINDVKICDGKYNEPILKAFHEYKNSREFVYGESKKPMCLMDIATIGMKELRKRGLLDDLDESDENNACSIVVDADINGKSEKWLVMFKNETHNHPTEIEPYGGAATCLGGAIRDPLSGRAYVYQAMRVTGSGDPRTPVEMTIKGKLPQRKITKEAAHGYSSYGNQIGLSTGQVSEIYDEGYVAKRMEIGAVIGAVPKKNVFRGKPAAGDVVILLGGRTGRDGCGGATGSSKEHTQESIYTSGAEVQKGNPITERKIQRFFRNPDVLKMIKKCNDFGAGGVSVAIGELSDGLLIDLDAIPKKYEGLDGTELAISESQERMAVLVAPEDAEKFIELAKEENLEATKVAEVTDDMRIRMVWHGKVIVDISREFLNTNGISQFTDVTVDSISSESYFERLKSTQSMNNIKELWLRNLEDLNVCSQKGLTEMFDSTIGASTVLMPFGGLYQMTPSEGMASKLPVVEGDTDTATLMAFGYNPKLSKWSPFHGAVYAIIEAVSKIVAMGGDYTKIRLSLQEYFEKLGKAPKRWGKPFSSLLGALYAQKALGIPAIGGKDSMSGTFMDMDVPPTLVAFAVATADANKVISSEFKKSGDKVIIIKAERDQQDLPNFEKLKRNFDKVNELLNEDLILAASSVKYGGIAECITEMAFGNMIGFQLKAKIRDVDFFVSEYGSLIIEVDGDFDDDKYLKGIDYKILGRTIDEPYIILEDAKIHLDEAKKHWEKPLEKIFPTVVEENIRQIPNIMYNKNNSFKANLKVAKPRVLIPVFPGTNCEYDSKKAFEKAGALVEMPVFKNLTGADINESIDELVKLIENSQIIMLPGGFSAGDEPDGSGKFIATVFRNPKVKDAVMEFLKYRDGLMLGICNGFQALIKLGLLPYGEIRDIDTSDPTLTFNTIGRHVSCYVRTKITSNLSPWFNNVKCGDIHVIPVSHGEGRFIANDDVLDMLKKNGQIATQYVDVNGNPTMEMPYNPNGSYWAIEGITSPDGRILGKMGHSERIGKNVAKNIYGNKDQKIFEAGVEYFK; from the coding sequence GTGAGTGATGTAAAAAGAATATACGTAGAAAAAAAGCCGCAATACAATATTGAAGCAAAAAAGCTTTTTGATGATCTTAAAAACAATCTCAATATTTCTGGACTTGAAAGAGTAAGGGTAATAAATAGGTATGATGTTTTAGGATTATCTGAAGATATTTTTTTCAAGGCTGTTAATACGATCTTTTCAGAGCCAAATCTTGATGATGTATACATTGAAGATCTGCCATATGAGAAAGATGATAGAGTGTTTGCTATCGAATTTTTACCAGGACAGTATGATCAAAGGGCTGATTCTGCTGAACAATGTATTCAAATACTTACAAACGGCTTTAAACCAAAAGTATTTTGCGGAAAAGTTATAGTTTTAAGTGGTAAATTGACAGATGAGGAATTTGATAAAATAAAATGCTATTGCATTAATCCAGTAGATTCAAGAGAAGCTTCATTAGAGAAAAGAGAAACTGTTGATTTAGAAGTTGATTGTCCCGATGATGTGGAAGTTCTTGATGGCTTTATTGAATCTGATGATGTTTCAATAGAAAAGCTCTATGAGAAGCTAAATTTGGCAATGAGCTTGGGAGATTTTAAATTCTGTCATTCTTATTTTAAAGATGTAGAAAAACGTAATCCTACAATTACAGAGATAAGAGTTATAGATACCTATTGGTCCGATCACTGCCGCCACACCACATTTCTTACAAACATCAATGATGTGAAAATTTGTGATGGGAAATACAATGAACCTATCTTAAAAGCCTTTCATGAATACAAAAACTCCAGAGAATTTGTCTATGGCGAAAGCAAGAAACCAATGTGCCTTATGGACATAGCTACAATAGGGATGAAAGAATTGAGAAAAAGGGGCCTGCTTGACGATCTGGATGAATCTGATGAAAACAATGCATGTAGTATCGTAGTCGATGCCGACATAAATGGTAAAAGCGAGAAATGGCTTGTAATGTTTAAAAATGAAACACATAATCATCCTACAGAAATAGAGCCTTATGGAGGCGCAGCTACTTGCCTTGGAGGAGCGATTAGAGATCCTTTATCAGGCCGGGCCTATGTGTATCAGGCGATGCGTGTTACAGGTTCCGGAGACCCAAGAACGCCAGTTGAGATGACTATAAAAGGTAAATTGCCGCAAAGAAAGATTACTAAGGAAGCAGCCCACGGCTACAGTTCATATGGGAATCAGATAGGACTTTCTACAGGACAAGTTTCAGAGATTTACGACGAAGGATATGTAGCTAAACGAATGGAGATAGGTGCGGTAATAGGTGCAGTTCCTAAGAAAAATGTTTTTAGGGGAAAGCCGGCAGCAGGCGATGTAGTGATTTTGTTGGGTGGTAGGACAGGAAGAGACGGTTGTGGCGGTGCTACAGGTTCTTCAAAAGAACACACGCAAGAATCTATTTATACAAGCGGTGCAGAAGTACAAAAAGGCAATCCTATAACAGAAAGAAAAATTCAAAGATTTTTTAGAAATCCTGATGTTTTAAAAATGATAAAAAAGTGCAATGATTTTGGAGCAGGTGGTGTGTCTGTTGCAATTGGAGAATTAAGTGATGGACTTTTAATTGACCTCGATGCAATACCGAAGAAATACGAAGGTTTAGATGGAACAGAACTTGCTATATCTGAATCACAAGAAAGAATGGCTGTATTAGTTGCACCAGAAGACGCTGAAAAGTTTATAGAGCTTGCAAAAGAAGAAAATTTAGAAGCTACTAAAGTCGCAGAAGTCACAGACGATATGAGAATAAGAATGGTTTGGCATGGAAAGGTCATTGTGGATATAAGCAGAGAATTTTTAAATACAAATGGAATTTCCCAATTTACAGATGTCACAGTGGACAGCATTAGCTCTGAAAGCTATTTTGAACGGTTAAAATCTACTCAATCAATGAACAATATAAAGGAATTGTGGCTTAGGAATCTTGAGGATCTGAACGTGTGTAGCCAAAAAGGATTGACTGAGATGTTTGATTCCACAATTGGTGCTTCAACTGTTTTGATGCCATTTGGCGGTTTGTATCAGATGACGCCTTCAGAAGGCATGGCCTCAAAATTACCTGTCGTAGAAGGAGATACAGATACGGCAACATTGATGGCATTTGGATACAATCCTAAACTGTCGAAATGGAGTCCTTTCCATGGTGCTGTTTATGCAATTATTGAAGCGGTATCTAAAATTGTGGCAATGGGTGGTGACTATACAAAGATTAGGCTATCACTTCAAGAGTATTTTGAAAAATTAGGCAAAGCCCCTAAAAGGTGGGGAAAACCATTTAGCTCATTGTTAGGTGCTTTATACGCACAGAAAGCTTTAGGCATACCTGCAATTGGCGGTAAAGATAGTATGTCAGGTACTTTTATGGATATGGACGTGCCTCCTACATTGGTAGCATTTGCTGTTGCAACTGCTGATGCAAATAAAGTGATATCTTCGGAATTTAAGAAAAGCGGTGATAAAGTAATAATTATTAAGGCGGAAAGAGATCAGCAAGATTTACCAAATTTCGAAAAACTAAAAAGAAATTTTGATAAGGTCAATGAACTATTAAATGAAGATTTAATATTAGCAGCATCTTCGGTAAAATACGGTGGAATTGCTGAATGCATCACTGAGATGGCTTTTGGGAATATGATAGGTTTCCAATTGAAAGCGAAGATAAGGGATGTGGACTTTTTCGTTTCTGAATACGGTTCTTTAATAATAGAAGTAGATGGTGATTTTGATGATGATAAATATTTAAAAGGAATTGATTATAAAATTTTAGGCAGGACGATTGATGAGCCGTATATAATTTTAGAAGATGCGAAAATCCATCTTGATGAAGCGAAAAAACACTGGGAGAAACCACTTGAAAAAATTTTTCCTACGGTTGTGGAAGAAAACATTAGACAAATACCGAATATTATGTACAATAAAAATAATTCCTTTAAGGCGAACCTTAAAGTAGCAAAACCAAGAGTTTTAATACCAGTTTTTCCTGGTACCAATTGCGAATATGATAGCAAAAAAGCTTTTGAAAAGGCCGGTGCTTTGGTTGAAATGCCTGTTTTTAAGAATTTAACGGGAGCTGATATAAATGAGTCTATCGATGAGCTTGTTAAACTTATAGAGAATTCCCAGATAATCATGTTGCCAGGTGGATTCAGCGCTGGTGATGAACCAGATGGTTCTGGAAAATTCATTGCAACAGTATTTAGAAATCCAAAAGTCAAAGATGCTGTTATGGAATTTTTGAAATATCGTGATGGCTTGATGCTGGGTATATGCAACGGATTCCAAGCACTTATAAAACTTGGATTACTTCCTTATGGAGAGATTCGCGATATTGATACGAGTGATCCGACGCTGACATTTAATACGATCGGTAGACATGTATCATGCTATGTCAGGACAAAGATAACGTCGAATCTTTCACCATGGTTTAACAATGTCAAATGTGGCGACATTCATGTAATACCTGTATCACATGGAGAAGGAAGATTTATTGCAAATGATGATGTTTTAGATATGTTAAAAAAGAATGGGCAAATTGCCACACAATATGTAGACGTGAATGGAAATCCAACAATGGAGATGCCTTACAATCCTAATGGTTCTTATTGGGCCATAGAAGGCATCACAAGCCCTGATGGCAGGATACTTGGTAAGATGGGACATTCTGAGAGAATTGGCAAGAACGTGGCTAAAAATATATACGGCAACAAAGATCAAAAGATATTTGAAGCTGGCGTCGAATATTTTAAATAA
- a CDS encoding aminotransferase class I/II-fold pyridoxal phosphate-dependent enzyme, with amino-acid sequence MEKLNHFETPLFDALMEYVNNNTIPFHVPGHKKGNGMAKKFFDFVGKNVLSMDVTVFEQVDSLHKPTGPIKKAQELAADAFGADATFFCIHGTSGAIQAMILSVMGENEKIIVPRNIHKSVTSGIILSGAIPVYMQPEVDKNVGVALNVTPETVEEALRNNPDAKAVLIINPTYYGVSADIVKIAEIVHDYGAVLMVDEAHGPHLKFNEKLPISAMEAGADICAQSTHKIIGSMTQSSMLHVKSKRIDVNRVKQVMSLLQTTSPSYILLASLDVARMQMVTEGKELLDRTIELAEYARREINNINGLYCFGNEIVGRDGAYDFDPTKITITAKGLGITGHELEDILAKKYYIQPELADMYNTLCVFSIGDTKENVDYLIRALREISETLYKDNVEMSKALDIPEIPEMVLSPRYAFECSNIALPLEESIGQISSEFLMAYPPGIPILCPGERITREIIEYVIEMKNAKLSIQGTEDPNVEYIKVVNDLQILNITA; translated from the coding sequence TTGGAAAAGCTAAATCATTTTGAAACTCCATTATTCGATGCATTAATGGAGTATGTCAACAACAACACCATACCATTTCATGTCCCAGGTCACAAAAAAGGCAATGGAATGGCTAAAAAGTTTTTTGATTTTGTAGGCAAAAATGTATTATCAATGGATGTTACTGTGTTTGAACAAGTTGACAGCCTTCACAAGCCTACCGGTCCCATTAAGAAAGCTCAGGAATTAGCTGCCGATGCTTTTGGTGCCGATGCTACATTTTTTTGCATCCATGGGACATCGGGAGCTATTCAGGCTATGATCCTAAGTGTTATGGGAGAAAATGAAAAAATAATTGTTCCAAGAAACATTCACAAATCTGTTACATCAGGTATTATCTTAAGTGGTGCTATCCCAGTTTATATGCAACCTGAAGTTGATAAAAATGTAGGCGTTGCTCTTAATGTGACTCCTGAAACTGTAGAGGAAGCATTAAGAAACAATCCTGATGCAAAGGCTGTTTTAATTATAAATCCGACTTACTATGGTGTTTCTGCAGACATTGTAAAAATTGCTGAAATAGTCCATGACTACGGAGCTGTACTGATGGTGGATGAGGCCCATGGACCACACCTAAAATTCAACGAAAAACTTCCTATTTCAGCTATGGAAGCAGGTGCTGACATCTGCGCACAAAGCACTCATAAGATAATAGGCTCTATGACGCAAAGCTCTATGTTGCACGTCAAGTCAAAAAGGATTGACGTAAATAGAGTGAAGCAAGTTATGAGCCTGTTACAGACCACAAGTCCCTCTTACATTTTATTAGCATCACTTGATGTAGCAAGAATGCAGATGGTAACAGAAGGAAAAGAATTGTTGGACAGGACAATTGAACTTGCAGAATACGCTCGTCGAGAGATCAACAATATAAACGGTCTTTATTGTTTCGGAAACGAAATTGTAGGGCGAGATGGAGCGTATGATTTTGACCCGACAAAAATCACTATTACTGCTAAAGGCCTTGGCATAACAGGTCATGAATTAGAAGATATACTGGCGAAAAAATACTACATTCAACCAGAATTAGCCGATATGTACAATACATTGTGTGTATTTTCCATAGGCGACACAAAAGAGAATGTAGATTACCTTATAAGGGCATTGAGGGAAATCAGTGAGACACTGTACAAGGACAATGTAGAAATGTCGAAAGCTTTAGATATACCAGAGATACCAGAAATGGTGTTATCCCCCAGATATGCGTTTGAATGTTCTAATATCGCCTTGCCTTTGGAAGAAAGCATTGGGCAGATTAGCTCGGAATTTCTAATGGCATATCCTCCCGGTATCCCAATATTATGTCCTGGAGAAAGGATAACCAGAGAAATCATAGAATATGTAATTGAAATGAAAAATGCCAAGCTAAGCATTCAAGGAACAGAAGATCCAAATGTGGAATATATAAAAGTAGTCAACGATTTGCAGATATTGAATATAACAGCATAA
- a CDS encoding SHOCT domain-containing protein, with protein sequence MMWGLMNGWGYGGGIIFGLIWMILQVVIVVGAIYFIVSLFQNKKGSQRGSDALEILKERYARGEISEEEYKERKRNLEEK encoded by the coding sequence ATGATGTGGGGATTAATGAATGGATGGGGTTACGGTGGAGGCATAATTTTTGGCCTCATCTGGATGATACTTCAAGTTGTAATAGTAGTTGGTGCTATATATTTCATTGTTTCACTGTTTCAGAACAAAAAAGGCTCACAAAGAGGCAGTGATGCGCTTGAAATCTTAAAAGAGAGATATGCAAGAGGAGAGATAAGCGAAGAAGAATATAAAGAGCGCAAAAGAAACTTAGAAGAAAAATAA